TGCTCTGGCTGGCCTTCAAGATCGTCTCCTTCACCTACGGCCCGCTGCTCGGAGTCTTCCTGACCGCCATCTTCACGGACTGGAAGGTGCCCGCCCGACGGCTCATCGTCCTGATGCTCGCGGTGACGCTGTCCACCTTCGCGCTGGGGATGACGGCCTGGCAGCTGACCCCCGCGGGGGTCACCGAGGGCTTCTGGGCCCAGCTCCACCTGACGTACTGGCGCCTCTACATCATCTTCGGCGCCCTCGCCATCCCCGCCGGGTCGTACTTCCTGCGCGAGAAAGCCCCGACGACGGCCTGACGCGCTCGCCGGAGACGTCCGCGGCGTCCCACGGACCTACATAAGGCCCGGGCTCATCACGCCCGGTCCGCATCCCCAAAGGGCTCATCTCTCCCAGCCCCCGTCTACCGTAGAATCCGGGGTGTGAGCACCCTTCGCGCGATTCTCCCGACGGCTATCGAACGCCGTCATCCTTCCTGCATGAGGCCGACCATGAACACCCGCATCCCCTGCCGCATCCTGGCCGCGATCCTGTCCGCGGTCCTCCTCCTCGAATCCCCCGGCCTCGCGGCCGCGCAGGCCGTCGGAGCGGTCTTCTCCTCGCACGTCCCCGGCACCCCGGCGGCGGGCGCGCAGGTCGGCGTCGCGGCGACGCTCGCGCCCCCCTCCGCGAAAGGCGCGACGCTCGGCCTCCAGCCGGTCCTGCAGGGCTCGGCGCTGAAGCTCGAGACCCTGCCGCAGGTCCAGGCGCAGGTCCTGCCCGCGCTCCTCCTCCAGAAGAGCCCCTCCGCGTTCGTCGACGGCGTTCAGCCCGCCCCCGTCGCGGTCCAGACCGGAGCGAAGACGTTCGTTCCGGCGGCCGTCCCCCTCCGGCGGACGGAGGCGGCCGCGCCCGTGCAGACGGACCCCGGCGCCGCCGTCGGCCTGCGCGAGCGCTTCGTCCAGTGGTCGGCAGGCCTCGGCCAGCAGGATCGGAAGGTCTCGACCCTTCCGACCCTCCTCCACCGCCTCTTCGAGAACGGCCGCGCGGCGCAGGACGATCAGCCCGCGGCGGCCGTCGCCGGGCCCCTGACGAGCGCCGTCAGCGGGTTGGCGCCGGCGCAGGACGCTTCCTTTAAGAGTCCCGAGCAGGTCCCCGCGCCCGCGCCGGTTCCAGCCCCGCAGGCGAAGAAGAGCCTTCTGCGGCCTTTGATGATCGGGGTCCTCGCGGGAGCCATCGGCATCATCATCCCCGGGATCATCACCGCGGTGGCGGTGAACGGCTTCGGCTATCAGCTCCATTCGAACTACATGAGCCCGGAGAACATCGTCATCAAGGGCGTCGCGCAGGCCCTCCGCATCGGGACGGGCGGCGCCATCATCGCCCCCATCGCCGAAGAGGTGCTCTTCCGCGGCGGCATGATCGGCGGGCTCGCCTGGCTTGGGACGAAGGCCGCCGACTCGGGCCTCGCCCGCCGTCTCGGCCTCTCCGAGAAGCCGTTCTTCCGGAAGCTCATGACGACCTACCTCCCGCTGGTCGTCTCCTCCGCGATCTTCGTCGTCGTCCACGAGACCGGCGACCCGCTCATGATGGCCGCGCGCTTCATCCATGCGCTGATCCTCGGCTACGTCTTCCAGCAGGACGGCCTGCTCGCCTCGAGCATGATGCACATCGTCAACAACAGCATCCCCATGGCCGGGCTCGTCGGAAGCAAGCTCTACGGGGTGCCCGGCACCAGCATCTCCGGGCTGGCGTTCTCCGCGATGCTCTACTTCGCCTACAAATCCGCCCGGGCGCTCTGGAAGCAGCGGCAGGACCATCGCGAAGGGCGCATCGTGTCCACGCCGCTGACCGCGCCGATCGCCCTGTTCCTGGCCGCCGTCAGCATCTTCGGAGTGGCCTGGCCGATCACCCCGGTCACCCTGCTCATCTCGGCCACGGCCGCCGTCCTCCTCCTCGGCTACGTCCTCGCGCCGGTCTACCGTCCCTACTTCCCCCGCCTCCTCTCGCCGGGGACCGCGATGTTCCTCTCCGCCCTCCCCGCGGCGGAAGGGTTCGTCGTCAACCTCCTGGGCGCGGCCGCGAAGGCCTTCTTCCCCGCGCTGATCATGGGCAACCTCGTCCTCGTCGCCGCGGCCGCCGCGGCGCTGCTCGTCTACGTCCCCCTGGCCGCCCGCCGCAAGGGCGCGCCCGCCTCGCCGCTGACGGCGGGAGGGATCCTCCCCCTCGTCGGCGTCAGCCTGCTGGGGCTCGTCCTGACCTCGATGTCCATGCTCCCGGCGATCGCCTCCGCGACGATGGCCATCGCGCTGCTCTCCCACCTCTGGGTCATCCAGGGCCAGAGCGCCCCCGCCGCCGCCCCTTCGGACGCTCCCGCGTCCGTCCCGGCCTTCTGGAAGCGGGCGCTCGAGCGGACCCGCCGCGCCGACCACATCCGCCAGGTGCGTGAGCGCCAGACGAGGGAGGGATCGGACGCCCTCGTGAAGAGGGCGCTGGCCGTCGAAGCCGCCCTCGACCTCCAGGAGACCGGAAGGCCCGCCGCGGAAGCGCCTCCCGCCTTCCCGGCGGAACCGCCGGCGGCGCCGAAGGCTTCGTCCTCGTGGACCGCGGGTCTCCGCGGCCTGCTCCTGGGCTGGCTGGGACGCCCCCACAAACAGCGGCCCTCGAAGGGCGCTCAGTACATCCCGCCGCCGCTGCCCGTGCTCTCGACGCTGTCCCGCGTGCTGGACCCGCTCCCCGCGCCCGTGCGCGTGGGCCTCGTGGCCGGCGCGGTCGCCCTCCTGGACTTCGCCGCCCGCGCCCTGGCCCCGGCGGTCTTCGGCTTCTCGGCGGCCGCGAGCCTCTGGGCGGTGGTCGGCGTCGGCGTGGTGATCGCGCCCCTGCTCCTCGCCGACCGCCTGCGCCTGGCCGAAGAGAAGGACGCCGCCGTCCGCCCTCTCCAGAAGCGCGAGGACGTCCTCCTCGGCGTCTTCTTCGGGGCGGCGCTCGTCCTGGCGCTCGGCCTGGCTGCGAGCGCGGTCCCGGTCTCGACGCTGCTCCTCGCGGCGCTCGAGCCCTTCTCGAAAGCGGCGGGAGTGATGAGCCTCGCTCCCTTCCTCGGGCTCCTGGCCCTCGTCGCCGCCGTGCCCCTGCTCTACGGCAGCGGACACATGGCCTGGGCCCTGCGCAACCATCGCGTCATGGGGCCGGTCCTTCCGCTCGACGTCATCTTCCGGCTCCTGCTCATCAACACGCTCTGGATGCCGGGGAACCTCTTCATGTTCGCGAGCGGGACGTTCGCCCTCCCCATCGCGACCGTCGTCGTCGGACTGATGCCGCTGCTGAGCTTCTTCATGAGCG
The window above is part of the Elusimicrobiota bacterium genome. Proteins encoded here:
- a CDS encoding M48 family metalloprotease, which encodes MRPTMNTRIPCRILAAILSAVLLLESPGLAAAQAVGAVFSSHVPGTPAAGAQVGVAATLAPPSAKGATLGLQPVLQGSALKLETLPQVQAQVLPALLLQKSPSAFVDGVQPAPVAVQTGAKTFVPAAVPLRRTEAAAPVQTDPGAAVGLRERFVQWSAGLGQQDRKVSTLPTLLHRLFENGRAAQDDQPAAAVAGPLTSAVSGLAPAQDASFKSPEQVPAPAPVPAPQAKKSLLRPLMIGVLAGAIGIIIPGIITAVAVNGFGYQLHSNYMSPENIVIKGVAQALRIGTGGAIIAPIAEEVLFRGGMIGGLAWLGTKAADSGLARRLGLSEKPFFRKLMTTYLPLVVSSAIFVVVHETGDPLMMAARFIHALILGYVFQQDGLLASSMMHIVNNSIPMAGLVGSKLYGVPGTSISGLAFSAMLYFAYKSARALWKQRQDHREGRIVSTPLTAPIALFLAAVSIFGVAWPITPVTLLISATAAVLLLGYVLAPVYRPYFPRLLSPGTAMFLSALPAAEGFVVNLLGAAAKAFFPALIMGNLVLVAAAAAALLVYVPLAARRKGAPASPLTAGGILPLVGVSLLGLVLTSMSMLPAIASATMAIALLSHLWVIQGQSAPAAAPSDAPASVPAFWKRALERTRRADHIRQVRERQTREGSDALVKRALAVEAALDLQETGRPAAEAPPAFPAEPPAAPKASSSWTAGLRGLLLGWLGRPHKQRPSKGAQYIPPPLPVLSTLSRVLDPLPAPVRVGLVAGAVALLDFAARALAPAVFGFSAAASLWAVVGVGVVIAPLLLADRLRLAEEKDAAVRPLQKREDVLLGVFFGAALVLALGLAASAVPVSTLLLAALEPFSKAAGVMSLAPFLGLLALVAAVPLLYGSGHMAWALRNHRVMGPVLPLDVIFRLLLINTLWMPGNLFMFASGTFALPIATVVVGLMPLLSFFMSGSSLLMMSKLGASKEALAQDTASVRRPWTRGLNGEAPRYGPEWRIGNGEATGDLARGAVRSTRMSYLAALGLLLAVSVAFFGLTHFSLGAFLPEFLKAVAGLKNGLPVLLTWGFLPALFFGAKKAKPGPLVDTVAELADKAGLPKPGVFVGADESKEPNSLAAGILQRLSTISILGSLRKLLTPGELRAFLAHELSHLRHRAMAITLFGIVLLQTMLLSSGTGSILQSAAMLWGPVAWTLALMLVFRAEEFMADAESAALARSPRAMGTGLRKTNTIDALTARNAPVEETNALYRLLDAHPTIPQRIAALNEMMSPTERK